A genomic window from Lotus japonicus ecotype B-129 chromosome 1, LjGifu_v1.2 includes:
- the LOC130727612 gene encoding F-box/kelch-repeat protein At3g23880-like, giving the protein MASPSSARACLSVSDAPPYSVRSSMSSDGASPPEAASVSTIEIQIQTLHIDMDRDLIIEILLRLPVKSIVRFKAVCKLWRSLISDPLFASLHFQRAAPSLLFADSHAIRTIDLEGPLQSHRVSQPINCHFLSNYHDLSSKHGNRISIEGSCRGFLLITWIINISHQHPWNDSLYLWNPSTHVHKPIPSSPVVDTNVFNHLFGFGYDSSTDDYLVVRVPVADGNQPTHLPDVQFFSLRANMWKYTEGVDLPPLTTIDTCTGLLFNEAIHWAVSNWVDGVTTMFIIAFDLMEKRLLEIPMPHGLLFPWFNLWVHGRFLSLSIMQRDGTCEIWVMKKYKVQTSWTKTLVLSTEIYPFPICSTKGGDIVLYSGSKVKKYSGEGVEQEEQLEYPNHCGLLVASVPIYTESMLSLPDVSD; this is encoded by the exons ATGGCCTCCCCGAGTTCAGCCCGTGCCTGCCTCTCAGTTAGCGACGCGCCGCCTTACTCTGTCCGTTCATCCATGTCCTCTGACGGTGCGAGTCCGCCGGAAGCCGCGTCTGTGTCTACCATCGAG atTCAGATTCAAACACTGCATATTGACATGGATCGAGATTTGATAATTGAAATCCTTTTGAGGTTACCGGTGAAGTCTATTGTACGATTCAAGGCTGTGTGCAAGTTATGGAGATCTCTCATATCCGATCCCCTCTTTGCATCATTACATTTTCAACGTGCTGCTCCTTCACTCCTTTTCGCTGACTCTCATGCCATTCGAACCATTGACTTAGAGGGACCGCTTCAATCTCATCGTGTTTCTCAACCAATCAATTGTCACTTTTTGTCTAATTATCATGATTTATCGTCTAAACACGGTAACCGTATTTCGATTGAAGGTTCGTGTAGAGGCTTTCTGCTAATCACCTGGATTATTAATATTAGTCATCAGCACCCGTGGAATGATAGTCTCTACCTGTGGAATCCATCCACACATGTCCACAAACCAATACCTTCATCTCCTGTTGTTGACACCAATGTTTTTAATCATCTATTTGGATTTGGTTACGATTCCTCGACAGATGACTACTTGGTGGTTCGAGTGCCCGTGGCGGACGGTAACCAACCTACTCATTTACCAGATGTGCAGTTTTTCTCATTGAGAGCTAATATGTGGAAATATACTGAGGGTGTTGATTTGCCTCCCTTGACCACTATTGACACTTGTACTGGGTTGCTCTTTAACGAGGCTATTCACTGGGCGGTTAGTAACTGGGTCGATGGTGTTACGACCATGTTTATTATTGCCTTTGATTTAATGGAAAAGAGACTCTTAGAGATACCCATGCCTCATGGTCTTCTTTTCCCTTGGTTTAATTTGTGGGTGCATGGAAGATTTTTAAGTCTATCAATTATGCAGAGAGATGGTACATGTGAAATATGGGTTATGAAGAAATACAAAGTACAGACATCTTGGACCAAGACTCTTGTTCTATCTACGGAGATATATCCCTTCCCAATATGCTCTACAAAAGGTGGTGATATTGTTTTATATTCTGGATCAAAAGTGAAAAAGTATAGTGGTGAAGGAGTAGAACAAGAAGAACAACTAGAGTATCCGAACCATTGTGGTTTACTAGTTGCATCAGTGCCCATATATACAGAGTCAATGCTTTCACTCCCTGATGTTAGCGACTGA